The following are from one region of the Lytechinus pictus isolate F3 Inbred chromosome 4, Lp3.0, whole genome shotgun sequence genome:
- the LOC129258509 gene encoding uncharacterized protein LOC129258509, with the protein MNYSSIVIIVLLAVIGLDLGQATYDHDLEFTEDEFQTLMDMMEDSENERDVRLSNWFKKAFNSAKDWTKKAASDAGKWTKKAASDAGKWTKKAVKDAGKAIKKGCGYVNEIPVKELVYHRTKEMTEEEFMSDVDEAQLAAAYNALKSGCKIIGK; encoded by the exons ATGAACTACTCGTCGATTGTCATCATAGTGCTGCTAGCTGTGATCGGGTTAGACCTCGGACAAGCTACTTACGATCATGACCTTGAATTTACAGAGGATGAGTTCCAAACTCTAATGGATATGATGGAGG ATTCAGAGAATGAACGAGATGTGCGCCTCTCTAACTGGTTTAAAAAGGCATTTAATTCTGCCAAAGATTGGACGAAAAAGGCCGCCAGTGACGCAGGGAAATGGACGAAGAAGGCTGCCAGCGATGCAGGAAAATGGACCAAAAAAGCCGTCAAAGACGCAGGCAAAGCAATCAAGAAAGGATGTGGATATGTCAACGAGATACCGGTAAAAGAACTTG tTTATCACAGAACGAAGGAGATGACAGAAGAAGAGTTTATGTCGGATGTCGACGAGGCTCAGCTAGCAGCAGCTTACAATGCTTTAAAATCAGGTTGCAAAATCATTGGAAAGTAG